The Fervidobacterium sp. DNA segment GATAGCGAAACATTTTTCGGTGATCTAAGGAAGTTAGTAAAAGTTCAGCCAAAAACATCGTATAATCCTGCCAGCTTTGAAGACATCGAAATTGACTTGTCAGAATTATCAAAACTTTTTGAACATGATAATATTGAGAAAATCTATATATGGTTAGATGATGAATTTAAAAACAAGGCTAAGGGATTAAAGTTGAACTTGGAAAACTCTCAACAGGAAAAAATAGAACAATTTAACATTTAAAGGATGGTAAAAATGGATAGAGTTATTGTATTTGAAATATCTTCCAAAATGGCGCACTTTCGGAAGTTTTACACCAATTCGTCATCACTTTCATACTTTTTTCCGCCGAAAACAACGTTAGCTGGGATGGTAGCAGCTTTCTTAGGGTATCAGAAAGATAGCTATTATGAGTTGTTTGACGAAAGTGCAAAAATAGCTGTTGAAATAGTTAACCCACTTAGAAAAAAAATACAGGTTGTGAATTACTTATTTGTTAAATCTCCATCGGACTTAAACGGCATTTCAGGTGGTACACAAATACCATTGGAGTTTGTTTTACCTATTAAATTTGAAGAAGATGTTGTCTACAGAATCTACTTTTACCATCAAAGCATGGAAATCTACCAGGAATTAAAAAGAACACTTGAGCAAGAAAAATACAGATATCCGTTGTACATGGGATTGTCAGAACTGCCAGCTGTTGCCAAATACATCGGTGAGTTTGAAGTGGATACGCTCTCGAGCGATAAAGAAGTAGAGATTGCTAGTGTTATCCCTTCTGACTCAATATCTAACATTGCAAAAATCATGCAAAAAAACAAAAGTATTTATAAAGATAGAATGCCTGTCGAGTTCACAAAAGAACGAAAGCTGAGAAAAGTGAAAGATTACATTTTTAGTCCAGATGGCACTACGATTCACACAACTTTATCAACCAATTCTTATCTTGTAAAAGACTTGGGAAAAAGCATTGTGCCCATGTGAGTCCAGAATTCCCGGGTATGCCCGGGAATTTTTTAAGAGGTGAAGATTATGGAATACCTTGCACGTCCTGGTCAGAGACTCATAGAACATTTAAAGAACGTAGCAGAATATTCTGTTAAAACTTTTGAAGAAATAGATATCCAAGATAAACAAATATTAAAGGAAATTTCCAAGCTGATAGCTTACTTTCATGATTTTGGAAAATACACCACTTACTTCCAGGAAAAACTCCAAGGTAAATCGTCTTTCTCAAAGCTATCAAAACATTCTTATCTTTCTTCTATAACATTAGCTTCATACCTCATAGATAATTACGAAACCGAATATCTAATTTTACCAGCTTTTATGGCGGTACTTTCACATCACTCGAACTTACTTAGTGCGGACGATGAAGTTCCGCGTATTAAAGCAGACGAAGAACTGGAAGAAAGCATAAAAAATCTCGATATACTTCACTACGAAAGACTGAATACATTATTCCAACAATTTGACGATATACTCAAAAATTTTGAAAAAATACAAAAAGAATACAACGCTTTAGGCATAGAACTGAAAAAAGAGTACTTTTCAAAAACAAAAGCAATAGAGACTATTCAAAATCTGAGAAAAAAGTTACTACGTTTTGAAGATGAAGATGAACAAGTAAAAGAAGACATTGCTTTAAAAACCCAACTACTCTACTCTATTTTAATAGATTCAGACAAAAAGGATGCAGCTATATTACCAAAGAGTGAAAGAAAATACATACCTGAGGTTATAGTTGAAAAATACACAGAAAAACTGACAAATACTAATAACCGTATGTTAGAAACCAGAGTAACACTTAGAAAAGAAGTCTTAAGTACAATAGAAAATCAGCCATTAGAAAAACTATACGGTGGTGTAATTACACTCACGGCACCAACAGGTGCAGGAAAAACTCTAACAGCTTTAAGTGCTGCACTAAAGTTAAGATCAAGAATTCAAAAGGAGGTAGGTTATACTCCACGGATCATTTACTCTCTACCATACATCTCAATAATAGAACAAAACCTTTCAATTATTGAGGAAATCTTAGCACAGTTACCAGATTACCATGAGTACAAAGAATCATACCTTGCAGCACACTATTACTTAGCAGAACTGGAAGAAATTTCTGCAGATGACCAGATAGATTACGAAAAATATGATAAAATGCAATTATTCATAGAAACCTGGGAGAGTGAAATAATAGTAACAACATTTTGGCAACTCTTACACACCATAATTGGTTACAAAAACAGACTAATGAAAAAGTTTTATAAACTATCAGCTAGTATAGTAATACTTGACGAGGTACAAACAATTCCCGCAGAACACTGGTTACTAGTTGAAAAATTCATGGATCTGTTAACCAGAAAACTTCACACCACCTTCATCTTAATGACTGCTACTCAACCGATGATACTCGAGGACAAGTCAATTGAACTGAACAAAAATTTTGAAATAATGTTCAAAAAACTCGACAGAACAGAGATTATAGACCTCACGGAGTATTCAAAAAAGAAAACCTTCGAAGAAATTTGGAAAGAAATAAGATGTAATGAAAGAAAAAAGAGTGTATTAGTTATTTGCAATACCATAACAGATTCTATAGAGAAATACAGAATCATATCATCTGAAGAACAAGAAGTGATGTATTTATCAACAAACATAACTCCTAAAGACAGATTAGTAAGAATTCAACAAATCAAAACAAAACTAAAAGAGCAGCAGCCATTGGTATTGGTTTCTACCCAGGTTGTTGAGGCGGGAGTGGATTTAGATTTTGATGTAGTTGTCAGAGAATTGGGACCTATTCATTCAATAATCCAAATAGCCGGGAGGTGCAACAGAAACGGAAATAAAGAAAGGTCCAAAATGTACTTGATCAACACCAAAGAGGATTCAGCCAAGAAAGTCTACGGTGCTACATTAATTGAAGTTGCGAAAGAAGTAATCAAACAATATAAACAACAAGGAATAATAATTGAAAAAAACTAT contains these protein-coding regions:
- the cas3 gene encoding CRISPR-associated helicase Cas3', which produces MEYLARPGQRLIEHLKNVAEYSVKTFEEIDIQDKQILKEISKLIAYFHDFGKYTTYFQEKLQGKSSFSKLSKHSYLSSITLASYLIDNYETEYLILPAFMAVLSHHSNLLSADDEVPRIKADEELEESIKNLDILHYERLNTLFQQFDDILKNFEKIQKEYNALGIELKKEYFSKTKAIETIQNLRKKLLRFEDEDEQVKEDIALKTQLLYSILIDSDKKDAAILPKSERKYIPEVIVEKYTEKLTNTNNRMLETRVTLRKEVLSTIENQPLEKLYGGVITLTAPTGAGKTLTALSAALKLRSRIQKEVGYTPRIIYSLPYISIIEQNLSIIEEILAQLPDYHEYKESYLAAHYYLAELEEISADDQIDYEKYDKMQLFIETWESEIIVTTFWQLLHTIIGYKNRLMKKFYKLSASIVILDEVQTIPAEHWLLVEKFMDLLTRKLHTTFILMTATQPMILEDKSIELNKNFEIMFKKLDRTEIIDLTEYSKKKTFEEIWKEIRCNERKKSVLVICNTITDSIEKYRIISSEEQEVMYLSTNITPKDRLVRIQQIKTKLKEQQPLVLVSTQVVEAGVDLDFDVVVRELGPIHSIIQIAGRCNRNGNKERSKMYLINTKEDSAKKVYGATLIEVAKEVIKQYKQQGIIIEKNYIDLTRCYFNLVRDRATKSRESQEFWESFLELKFQAKDGEKSLSEYTLIKDEPKVSIFVSKEPEDEEIFLKFKEILSENDKEKRAGMCTLYKRKIEERMIHINVSRALKNLPPAIENYEKLRFINKESLEAYYDLNTGFKYIDNELKEQVIW
- the cas5b gene encoding type I-B CRISPR-associated protein Cas5b, with product MDRVIVFEISSKMAHFRKFYTNSSSLSYFFPPKTTLAGMVAAFLGYQKDSYYELFDESAKIAVEIVNPLRKKIQVVNYLFVKSPSDLNGISGGTQIPLEFVLPIKFEEDVVYRIYFYHQSMEIYQELKRTLEQEKYRYPLYMGLSELPAVAKYIGEFEVDTLSSDKEVEIASVIPSDSISNIAKIMQKNKSIYKDRMPVEFTKERKLRKVKDYIFSPDGTTIHTTLSTNSYLVKDLGKSIVPM